Proteins co-encoded in one Octopus bimaculoides isolate UCB-OBI-ISO-001 chromosome 7, ASM119413v2, whole genome shotgun sequence genomic window:
- the LOC106883070 gene encoding uncharacterized protein LOC106883070: MREILERTRAEDPVRGNWYVPKTECGTVWCDVSSIAIGVVLEIEGAEVEDAAWLRKADDFNHINVAELDTVLKGVNLALRWGLRSIEIRTDSATVVGWVGTVITREKRVRTKGAAEVLVKRRLGVLGELIAEFGLKLNVVFVPSERNRADALTRVKRAWLEEPEEARKGIAAACRLGDSELKELHAMHHLGVDRTLYLAKMIDADVTRRNVKKVVAKCDRCQSIDPAPGGHEQGNLSVERNWRRLAVDVTHYRQGMYLSMVN; encoded by the coding sequence ATGCGGGAAATCCTAGAGAGGACGAGAGCGGAAGATCCGGTTAGGGGAAACTGGTATGTGCCCAAGACGGAATGCGGGACGGTTTGGTGTGATGTTAGCAGTATAGCGATAGGGGTTGTGTTGGAGATTGAAGGTGCTGAGGTGGAGGATGCGGCCTGGCTACGGAAAGCGGACGACTTCAACCACATCAATGTCGCCGAACTAGACACGGTGCTGAAAGGGGTGAACTTGGCCCTGAGATGGGGGCTGCGATCGATCGAGATCCGGACGGATTCGGCCACCGTGGTCGGCTGGGTAGGAACAGTGATTACCAGAGAGAAGAGAGTCCGGACGAAAGGTGCCGCGGAGGTGTTGGTGAAACGCCGCCTAGGAGTTCTAGGAGAGCTGATCGCCGAATTCGGACTGAAGCTGAACGTGGTTTTCGTACCTTCGGAGAGAAACAGGGCGGACGCACTGACCAGGGTGAAAAGGGCGTGGCTGGAGGAACCGGAGGAAGCAAGGAAAGGGATAGCAGCAGCGTGTCGGCTGGGTGACTCCGAACTGAAGGAGCTACATGCTATGCACCACTTGGGGGTGGATAGGACCCTGTATCTAGCGAAAATGATTGATGCTGACGTCACTAGGAGAAACGTCAAGAAAGTGGTCGCGAAATGTGACagatgccagtccattgacccCGCCCCGGGTGGGCATGAGCAAGGGAACCTCTCAGTAGAGCGCAACTGGAGGAGACTAGCTGTGGATGTGACGCACTACCGTCAGGGAATGTATCTCAGCATGGTCAACTGA